The Streptomyces achromogenes genome window below encodes:
- a CDS encoding IS5 family transposase, which yields MPYLGSGGEPCVSGAVGGYPSDLTDEQWALVEPLLPAARVGPKGGRREKHPRRRIAEAIFYVVRTGCAWRQLPKDFPPWPTAYWYFTWWHDDGTVERIHDALRGKVRKADGRNAEPTAALIDSQSVRTADTVLAATRGFDAGKKVKGRKRFIVTDTLGLLLAVHVVAANVQDRDGARRSLLWTRLDHPSVQKIWADQGFAGRLVDWTAHVLGRELDIVRKDPGQRGFRVQPKRWAVERTFSWLIAHRRLARDYETNPAYAETMIRWAMIGVMVRRLSRGRAAVRSGPRLLAGSAQVS from the coding sequence CTGCCGTACCTTGGGTCGGGAGGCGAGCCCTGCGTGAGTGGTGCCGTGGGTGGGTATCCGTCGGATTTGACGGACGAGCAGTGGGCGCTGGTCGAGCCGTTGCTGCCAGCGGCGAGGGTGGGACCGAAGGGTGGGCGGCGGGAGAAGCATCCGCGGCGGCGGATCGCGGAGGCGATCTTCTATGTGGTCCGGACCGGGTGCGCCTGGCGGCAGCTGCCGAAGGACTTCCCGCCCTGGCCCACCGCCTACTGGTACTTCACCTGGTGGCACGACGACGGCACCGTCGAGCGCATCCACGATGCCCTGCGCGGCAAGGTTCGCAAAGCCGACGGCAGGAATGCCGAACCGACTGCCGCGCTGATCGACTCCCAGTCCGTCCGCACCGCAGATACCGTCCTGGCCGCAACCAGGGGTTTCGACGCGGGGAAGAAAGTGAAGGGCCGCAAGCGGTTCATCGTCACCGACACCCTCGGCCTCCTCCTGGCCGTGCACGTCGTCGCGGCCAACGTCCAGGACCGCGACGGTGCCCGTCGCTCGCTGCTGTGGACCCGGCTCGACCACCCGAGTGTTCAGAAGATCTGGGCGGACCAGGGCTTCGCCGGCCGCTTGGTCGACTGGACCGCCCATGTCCTCGGACGCGAGCTGGACATCGTGCGCAAAGACCCAGGCCAGCGCGGCTTCCGGGTCCAGCCCAAGCGTTGGGCCGTCGAACGCACCTTCTCGTGGCTCATCGCACACCGACGTCTTGCACGGGACTACGAGACCAACCCGGCCTACGCGGAGACGATGATCCGCTGGGCGATGATCGGCGTGATGGTGCGCCGGCTCTCCCGGGGCCGGGCAGCCGTCCGGAGCGGTCCGCGGCTCCTCGCTGGCTCGGCTCAGGTGTCGTAG